From a region of the Mercurialis annua linkage group LG1-X, ddMerAnnu1.2, whole genome shotgun sequence genome:
- the LOC126676871 gene encoding beta-galactosidase 16-like: MVIKFMFLVVVVVIVAVDGGDVTYDGRSLIIDGQRKLLFSGSIHYPRSTPEMWQSLIAKAKNGGVDVIETYVFWNLHEPQPGQYDFSGRRDIIRFVKEVEAQGLYVCLRIGPFVQGEWSYGGLPFWLHDIPGMVYRSDNEPFKVEMQKFTTKIVTMMQSESLYASQGGPIILSQIENEYGTVEEAYHEKGPIYVKWAAQMAVGLNTGVPWVMCKQDDAPDPVINSCNGMRCGETFVGPNSPDKPAIWTENWTTRYVINGENPRSRSAEDIAFQATLFVAARNGSFVNYYMYHGGTNFGRVASAFTPTSYYDEAPLDEYGLINQPKYGHLKEMHAAIKLCSTPLLSGGQVTISLGQQQQAYVFNTASGECSAFLVNNDTANSASVQFRNSSYDLPAKSISILPDCINVAFNTAKVSTQYTTRRMVRKKVLDAAESWQQYEEPIPNFDDTTIRSETILEQMSTTKDASDYLWYTFRFPQESSDNQAELKVRSLGHVLHAFVNSQQVGYAQGSHSNPQFNLQSTIFLNEGVNNVSLLSVMVGMPDSGAYMEKKVAGLRKVMIEEKQGNKDFTNYSWGYQVGLIGEKLQIFSEQGSTQIQWANLSNNSHSPLIWYKTLFDGPVGDAPVALNLGSMGKGEAWVNGQSIGRYWPSYRSPDGSSQLWYNVPGSFLKPKDNLLVVLEELGGNPLEISVDSASISQLCSHVSASHLPPVLSSWNKSSNTYKKLQHRRKASAELNCPSNSKISNILFASYGTPLGTCGGDSFGVGMCHSSSSKSILQKACLGQRRCKVPVSSKYFGGDPCSANEKSLLVIAQCK; the protein is encoded by the exons ATGGTGATAAAGTTCATGTttttggtggtggtggtggtgatagTTGCGGTGGACGGTGGAGATGTAACGTACGACGGACGATCTTTGATTATCGACGGACAGCGAAAGCTTCTGTTTTCTGGTTCTATTCACTATCCAAGAAGCACTCCTGag ATGTGGCAGTCTCTGATAGCCAAAGCTAAGAATGGAGGGGTAGATGTGATAGAGACTTACGTGTTCTGGAACCTCCATGAGCCACAACCTGGACAG TATGATTTCAGTGGAAGACGTGATATAATAAGATTTGTTAAGGAAGTTGAAGCACAAGGCCTCTATGTCTGCCTTCGAATTGGACCTTTTGTTCAGGGTGAATGGTCCTACGG AGGGCTGCCATTCTGGCTGCATGATATCCCAGGCATGGTTTATCGATCGGACAATGAACCTTTCAAG GTTGAGATGCAAAAATTTACTACAAAGATAGTAACAATGATGCAATCAGAGAGCTTATATGCTTCACAAGGAGGTCCAATCATACTATCACAG ATTGAGAATGAGTATGGAACTGTGGAAGAAGCATATCATGAAAAAGGACCAATTTATGTGAAATGGGCTGCACAAATGGCAGTTGGACTTAACACAGGCGTGCCATGGGTTATGTGCAAGCAAGATGATGCTCCTGATCCTGTG ATAAATTCATGCAATGGGATGAGATGTGGAGAAACATTTGTTGGGCCGAACTCTCCAGATAAGCCTGCAATTTGGACTGAGAATTGGACTACCCG ATATGTAATAAATGGGGAGAATCCACGGTCAAGATCAGCGGAGGACATTGCATTTCAAGCTACACTATTTGTAGCTGCAAGAAATGGAAGCTTTGTAAATTATTACATG TATCATGGAGGAACAAATTTTGGAAGAGTGGCTTCTGCATTTACTCCCACAAGTTACTACGATGAAGCACCTCTGGATGAGTATG GATTAATCAACCAACCTAAATATGGTCATTTAAAGGAGATGCACGCTGCAATTAAGCTCTGTTCAACTCCTTTACTATCAGGAGGCCAAGTTACCATTTCATTAGGCCAACAGCAACAA GCCTATGTGTTTAATACAGCATCAGGAGAATGTTCTGCTTTTCTTGTCAACAATGACACTGCAAATTCAGCATCGGTTCAATTTCGAAATAGTTCATATGATTTGCCTGCAAAATCAATTAGCATTTTACCTGATTGCATCAACGTTGCCTTCAATACTGCAAAG GTAAGTACTCAATACACTACAAGACGTATGGTGAGAAAGAAGGTGCTAGATGCAGCAGAATCGTGGCAGCAATACGAAGAACCGATTCCTAACTTTGACGACACTACCATAAGATCAGAAACTATATTGGAGCAAATGAGTACTACAAAAGATGCTTCAGATTACCTCTGGTATACTTTCAG ATTTCCGCAAGAATCATCTGATAACCAAGCAGAGCTAAAAGTGAGGTCTCTCGGCCATGTTCTTCATGCCTTTGTCAATAGTCAACAAGTAG GTTATGCTCAGGGAAGTCACAGCAATCCACAATTTAATCTCCAGAGtacaatttttttgaatgaaGGAGTTAACAATGTCTCCTTGCTTAGCGTGATGGTCGGAATGCCG GATTCAGGAGCATATATGGAAAAAAAGGTAGCCGGATTAAGGAAGGTGATGATTGAAGAAAAACAGGGTAACAAGGATTTCACCAACTATTCATGGGGATATCAG GTGGGTTTAATTGGAGAGAAGTTACAAATATTCTCAGAGCAAGGTTCAACTCAAATTCAGTGGGCTAATCTTTCTAATAATTCTCACAGTCCACTCATATGGTATAAG ACACTATTTGACGGTCCAGTAGGAGATGCACCAGTGGCTTTAAACCTTGGTTCCATGGGAAAGGGTGAAGCTTGGGTTAATGGCCAAAGCATTGGAAGATATTGGCCTTCGTATCGTTCACCAGATGGATCTTCACAGTTATG GTACAATGTGCCAGGATCTTTCCTGAAACCCAAAGACAATCTATTAGTCGTATTAGAAGAATTGGGTGGGAACCCTCTTGAAATATCAGTGGACAGCGCATCAATTTCACAGCTATGCAGCCACGTCAGCGCCTCTCATCTGCCACCTGTGCTAAGTTCATGGAACAAAAGCAGCAATACATACAAGAAATTGCAGCATAGAAGGAAGGCTTCAGCTGAATTGAATTGCCCTTCAAATTCCAAAATTTCTAACATTTTATTTGCAAGCTATGGCACTCCACTTGGTACCTGTGGTGGAGATAGTTTTGGTGTTGGAATGTGtcactcttcttcttcaaaatCCATTCTTCAAAAG GCATGCCTGGGGCAGAGGAGGTGTAAGGTTCCTGTGTCCAGTAAATACTTTGGAGGTGATCCATGTTCGGCAAATGAAAAATCATTGTTGGTAATTGCACAATgcaaatga
- the LOC126665925 gene encoding uncharacterized protein LOC126665925 has protein sequence MDGPPVDDLCSVCHGRFKVPCQANCSHWFCGDCIMLVWHHGSAIQPCKCPLCRRQITLLVPGEAAQRERHNPDVAEILQKIQTYNRLFGGRSNSLIQRMQDLPFLLRRLLRELTDPQRSLPLVIRARIYIATILSGIYILSPVDIIPEGILGIVGLLDDFLIGLICFLHVAAIYRSVLHFRHGGS, from the exons ATGGACGGACCTCCTGTGGATGATCTATGCTCGGTATGCCATGGCAGATTCAAGGTCCCTTGCCAAGCCAATTGCTCTCACTGGTTTTGCG GTGATTGTATTATGCTTGTATGGCATCATGGATCTGCAATTCAACCTTGTAAATGCCCGCTTTGTCGTCGCCAAATTACATTGTTGGTTCCTGGTGAAGCTGCTCAAAGGGAGCGTCACAACCCTGATGTTGCTGAGATTCTGCAAAAGATTCAAACGTATAATCGTCTTTTTGGTGGACGTTCTAATAGCCTCATTCAG AGAATGCAAGACCTTCCATTTCTGCTACGTAGATTGTTACGGGAACTGACGGATCCTCAAAGATCACTTCCTCTTGTCATCAGGGCACGCATCTATATTGCA ACGATACTAAGTGGCATTTACATTCTTAGTCCTGTAGACATCATTCCAGAAG GTATTTTGGGTATAGTTGGCCTTTTGGATGATTTCCTTATAGGACTTATTTGCTTCCTTCACGTTGCTGCCATTTATCGATCAGTATTACACTTCAGACATGGAGGTTCATGA